The genomic window CTCCTGCCCCAATTGCTCCGGCGTGCAGAACGTATGCGCATCGTCCTGCGTAAACCCGCGAACCCGCAGCATCCCGTGCAGCGTCCCGCTCGGCTCATATCGATATACCATTCCCAACTCGCAGAACCGCATCGGCAAATCGCGATAGCTCCGCGGACTATTGTTATAAATCATATAATGACCCGGACAGTTCATCGGCTTGAGATAATAATTCTGCCCGTCAATATCCATCGGCGAATACATCATATCCGCGTATTTTTCCAGATGTCCGCTTTTCTGATAAATTTTTTCCGTTGCGATATGCGGCGTATAAATAATATCGTATCCGCGCTTCAGATGTTCCTCTTTCCAGAACGTTTCGATTATGTGCCGGATTAACGAACCTTTTTCGTGCCACAGTATCAATCCCTGCCCGATATCGTCGTGAATGCTGTAAAGGTCGAGCTGTTTACCGAGAAATCTGTGGTCGCGTTTCTTCGCCTCGTCGAGCCTGTGCAGATAATCGTCGAGTTCTTTTTTCGTCGCCCACGCCGTGCCGTAAACCCGCTGAAGCATTTTCTGTGCCTGGTCGCCGTGCCAGTAAGCCCCCGATACAGACATAACCTTAAAGCTGCCTATCCTGTCGGTGCTCGGAACGTGCGGCCCTCTGCACAAATCCTCGAACCCGCCGCCGTGCGAATAAAAACTTATACTATCGCCCGTCGCCCTGCCGATATTATCGATTTTGTACCTGTTGCCTGCGACGTGTTTTATCGCTTCTTCTCTGCCAAGTTCTTTCCGAACGAAAGGCAGTTTTTTCTCAGCGATTTCAGTCATTTTCTTTTCGATTTTTTCAAAATCTTCCGGCCTTACCGGCTCGTCAAGGTCGATATCGTAATAGAAGCCGTCTTCCACCGTCGGCCCGTAAACTAATTGAGCCTTCGGCCAGATACTGCAAATCGCCTCAGCCATAACATGGGCGCAGCTATGCCGGATTATCTCCAGACCGTCAGGTTTGTTGGCTGTTATGATTGAAATATCGACATCTTTATTGATTGGTGTGCTTAAATCGACGGTTTGACCGTTTATTTTACCTGCTACCGCGTCGCGGGCGAGTCTTGCCCCTATCTTTTCCGCCACCTGACCTATCGTCAGGCCGTCTTGAATCTCCAATACTTTGCCATCCGGCAGTGTTACTTTAGCCATTGATTATATTCCGGCCTTAAATCTGAATAATATTTCTATAAACTATTGACTGTAAACTGGTAATAATCTTAACAATCCTTCAAATTTTGTCAATTATTAAAATAAATCGCTTCCGGTTAACCCTCAAACCTGCCTGC from Phycisphaerae bacterium includes these protein-coding regions:
- the thrS gene encoding threonine--tRNA ligase, which gives rise to MAKVTLPDGKVLEIQDGLTIGQVAEKIGARLARDAVAGKINGQTVDLSTPINKDVDISIITANKPDGLEIIRHSCAHVMAEAICSIWPKAQLVYGPTVEDGFYYDIDLDEPVRPEDFEKIEKKMTEIAEKKLPFVRKELGREEAIKHVAGNRYKIDNIGRATGDSISFYSHGGGFEDLCRGPHVPSTDRIGSFKVMSVSGAYWHGDQAQKMLQRVYGTAWATKKELDDYLHRLDEAKKRDHRFLGKQLDLYSIHDDIGQGLILWHEKGSLIRHIIETFWKEEHLKRGYDIIYTPHIATEKIYQKSGHLEKYADMMYSPMDIDGQNYYLKPMNCPGHYMIYNNSPRSYRDLPMRFCELGMVYRYEPSGTLHGMLRVRGFTQDDAHTFCTPEQLGQELDLILELMHFMMTTFGYTYKAYLATRPAKFLGTEEEWDRATKELRMAMDRRGLKYEVDEGGGVFYAPKIDIKLIDSLGREWQGPTHQVDLQAAKRFDIRYIGADNALHEPIIIHRTVLGSMERFIGGLIEHYGGAFPLWLSPEQMRVLTISEKSNDYAQKLNKMLKAENFRCGIDMSDEKVGAKIIRAHNDKVPYMLVVGPKEAQTESVSVRIRAGNDNKSTPVAQFMAAVKEKVVSRIQDLNL